A single Pseudomonas sp. MM223 DNA region contains:
- the gloC gene encoding Hydroxyacylglutathione hydrolase GloC (*Name gloC) — MHNPSSALIRETFPVGPLQCNCTLIGDPLTKKAIVVDPGGDPEKILARLQAHGLTLVSIIHTHAHFDHFLASGKLKALTGATLHLHKDDQVLWDNLEMQCQMFGVPYTPVPAPDRWLGDDEELACGCGVALHTPGHTPGSMSFWFADAKLLIAGDTLFRRGIGRTDLWGGDQRAIVRSIKERLYRLDEEAIVVTGHGPDTRLGDEMRENPFVRA; from the coding sequence CCTTGCAGTGCAACTGCACACTGATCGGCGACCCACTGACCAAAAAGGCCATCGTCGTCGACCCGGGCGGTGACCCGGAGAAGATCCTCGCGCGCCTGCAGGCCCACGGCCTGACGCTGGTCAGCATCATCCACACCCACGCGCACTTCGACCACTTCCTCGCCTCGGGCAAGCTCAAGGCGCTGACCGGCGCCACCCTGCACCTGCACAAAGACGACCAGGTACTGTGGGACAACCTGGAGATGCAGTGCCAGATGTTCGGCGTCCCCTATACCCCGGTACCGGCACCCGATCGCTGGCTGGGCGATGACGAAGAGCTGGCCTGTGGCTGCGGTGTGGCTTTGCATACGCCAGGCCATACCCCGGGCTCGATGAGCTTCTGGTTCGCCGACGCCAAACTGCTGATTGCCGGCGACACCCTGTTCCGCCGTGGCATTGGCCGCACCGATTTGTGGGGGGGTGACCAGCGGGCTATCGTGCGCTCCATCAAGGAGCGGCTGTACCGGCTGGACGAAGAGGCCATCGTGGTGACCGGCCATGGGCCCGATACCCGCCTGGGCGACGAAATGCGCGAAAACCCCTTCGTGCGTGCCTGA
- the yiaD gene encoding putative lipoprotein YiaD (*Name yiaD) — MFTMRRLIIVATAAALMTGCASQNPYDNQGQAQGSTGMSKTAKYGGLGALAGAIAGAAIDHNNRGKGALIGAAAVGAAAAGYGYYADKQEAELRAQMANTGVEVQRQGDQIKLIMPGNITFATDSANIAPSFYSPLNNLAGSFKQFNQNTIEVVGFTDSTGSRQHNMDLSQRRAQAVSTYLTSQGVDASRISVRGMGPDQPIASNADANGRAQNRRVEVNLKPIPGQQYDQQQGQVQQYP; from the coding sequence ATGTTCACCATGCGTCGTCTGATTATCGTCGCAACTGCCGCTGCCCTGATGACTGGCTGTGCCAGCCAGAACCCTTATGACAACCAGGGTCAGGCGCAGGGCTCCACGGGGATGAGCAAGACCGCCAAATACGGCGGCCTGGGCGCGCTGGCTGGCGCCATCGCCGGTGCTGCCATCGACCACAACAACCGTGGCAAGGGTGCACTGATCGGCGCCGCTGCGGTGGGCGCCGCCGCCGCCGGCTATGGCTACTACGCCGACAAGCAAGAGGCCGAGCTGCGTGCCCAGATGGCCAACACGGGTGTGGAAGTGCAGCGTCAGGGTGACCAGATCAAGCTGATCATGCCGGGCAACATCACCTTTGCCACCGACTCGGCCAACATCGCCCCAAGCTTCTACTCGCCGCTGAACAACCTGGCAGGCTCGTTCAAGCAGTTCAACCAGAACACCATCGAAGTGGTCGGCTTTACCGACAGCACCGGCAGCCGCCAGCACAACATGGACCTGTCCCAGCGCCGCGCGCAGGCGGTCAGCACCTACCTGACCTCGCAGGGTGTGGATGCTTCGCGTATCTCGGTGCGTGGCATGGGCCCGGACCAGCCGATCGCCAGCAACGCCGACGCCAATGGCCGTGCGCAGAACCGCCGCGTGGAAGTTAACCTGAAGCCGATTCCAGGCCAGCAGTATGATCAGCAGCAAGGCCAGGTTCAGCAGTATCCCTGA
- the pta gene encoding Phosphate acetyltransferase (*Name pta) yields the protein MQTFFIAPTDFGVGLTSISLGLVRTLERAGLKVGFFKPIAQPHPGDTGPERSTELVARTHGINPPVPLSLAQVERMLGDGQLDELLEEIIRLYQQACIGNDVVVVEGMVPTRHASYAARVNLHLAKSLDAEVILVSAPENEVLSELSGRVELQAQLFGGPRDPKVLGVILNKVRTDESMADFATRLREHSPLLRGNDFRLLGCIPYQPELNAPRTRDVAELLGAQVLNAGDYEQRRMSKIIICARTVANTVPLLTSGTLVVTPGDRDDIILAVSLAAINGVPLAGLLLTSDSKPDARILGLCRGALQAGLPILSVSTGSYDTANQLNSLNREIPVDDRERAEFITDFVASHLDAAWLHQRCGTPRELRLSPAVFRYQLIQRAQQADKRIVLPEGAEPLLVQAAAICQARGIARCVLLAKPEDVEAVARAQGITLPPGLEILDPELIRGRYVEPMVALRKSKNLNAPMAEQQLEDPVVIGTMMLALDEVDGLVSGLVHSTANTIRPALQLIKTAPGSSLVSSVFFMLFPEQVLVYGDCVMNPHPSATELAEIARQSAESAQAFGIAPRVAMISYSSDSASDEEVGKVREATRLAQGAVQGLLIDGPLQYDAAANPAIARDLAPDSPVAGRATVFVFPDLNTGNTTHKAVQRSADGVSLGPMLQGLRKPVNDLPRGAQVDDIVHTIALTAIQASVVR from the coding sequence ATGCAGACATTTTTCATTGCGCCGACCGACTTCGGTGTCGGCCTGACCTCCATCAGCCTGGGCCTGGTGCGCACCCTGGAGCGCGCGGGCCTGAAGGTCGGTTTCTTCAAGCCGATCGCCCAGCCCCACCCGGGTGACACCGGCCCTGAGCGTTCTACCGAACTGGTGGCCCGCACCCACGGTATCAACCCTCCGGTACCCCTGAGCCTGGCCCAGGTCGAGCGTATGCTCGGCGACGGCCAGCTGGACGAGTTGCTCGAAGAAATCATCCGCCTCTACCAGCAAGCCTGCATCGGCAATGACGTGGTGGTGGTCGAAGGCATGGTGCCCACCCGCCACGCCAGCTATGCGGCGCGGGTCAACCTGCACTTGGCCAAGAGCCTGGATGCCGAAGTGATCCTGGTGTCGGCCCCGGAAAACGAAGTGCTCAGCGAATTGTCCGGCCGGGTCGAGCTGCAAGCCCAGTTGTTCGGCGGCCCACGCGACCCGAAAGTGCTCGGGGTGATCCTCAACAAGGTGCGCACCGACGAAAGCATGGCGGACTTCGCCACCCGTCTGCGCGAGCACTCGCCCTTGCTGCGCGGCAACGACTTCCGCCTGCTCGGCTGCATCCCCTACCAGCCCGAATTGAACGCCCCCCGCACCCGCGACGTGGCCGAGCTGCTCGGCGCCCAAGTGCTTAACGCCGGCGACTACGAGCAGCGGCGCATGAGCAAGATCATCATCTGTGCACGCACCGTGGCCAATACGGTGCCGCTGCTGACGTCGGGTACCCTGGTGGTTACCCCGGGCGATCGCGACGACATCATCCTTGCCGTCAGCCTGGCGGCAATCAATGGCGTACCGCTGGCCGGGCTGCTGCTGACCAGCGACAGCAAGCCCGACGCGCGCATCCTCGGCCTGTGCCGCGGCGCGCTGCAGGCCGGCCTGCCGATTCTGTCGGTCAGCACCGGCTCGTACGACACCGCCAACCAGCTCAATTCGCTGAACCGCGAAATCCCGGTCGACGACCGCGAGCGTGCCGAGTTCATCACCGACTTCGTCGCCAGCCACCTCGACGCGGCCTGGCTGCACCAACGCTGCGGCACCCCGCGCGAACTGCGCCTGTCGCCAGCGGTGTTCCGCTATCAGTTGATCCAGCGGGCGCAGCAGGCCGACAAGCGCATTGTCCTGCCAGAAGGTGCCGAGCCGCTGCTGGTGCAAGCCGCTGCCATCTGCCAGGCGCGGGGCATCGCCCGCTGCGTACTGCTGGCCAAGCCCGAAGATGTCGAGGCCGTGGCCCGCGCCCAAGGCATTACCTTGCCGCCTGGCCTGGAAATCCTCGACCCCGAGCTGATTCGCGGGCGCTACGTAGAACCGATGGTCGCGCTGCGCAAAAGCAAGAACCTCAACGCACCGATGGCTGAGCAGCAACTGGAAGACCCGGTGGTGATCGGCACCATGATGCTGGCCCTGGACGAAGTGGACGGCCTGGTATCGGGCCTGGTGCACTCCACCGCCAACACCATCCGCCCGGCCCTGCAACTGATCAAGACCGCGCCGGGCTCCAGTCTGGTGTCGTCGGTGTTCTTCATGCTGTTCCCCGAGCAAGTGCTGGTGTACGGCGACTGCGTGATGAACCCCCACCCGAGCGCTACTGAACTGGCCGAGATTGCCCGACAGAGCGCTGAATCGGCGCAGGCCTTCGGCATCGCGCCACGGGTGGCGATGATCAGTTATTCAAGCGATTCGGCGAGTGACGAAGAAGTCGGGAAAGTGCGCGAAGCGACACGCCTGGCACAAGGTGCAGTGCAGGGGCTGCTGATTGATGGGCCGCTGCAGTATGACGCGGCGGCCAACCCGGCGATTGCACGGGACCTGGCACCGGATAGCCCGGTGGCCGGGCGTGCCACGGTGTTCGTGTTCCCTGACCTGAATACCGGCAACACCACGCACAAAGCGGTGCAACGCAGTGCCGACGGGGTCAGCCTGGGGCCGATGCTGCAGGGGTTGCGCAAGCCGGTGAACGACTTGCCACGCGGGGCTCAGGTTGACGATATCGTGCATACCATTGCCCTGACAGCCATTCAGGCCAGCGTGGTGCGCTAA
- the slyD gene encoding FKBP-type peptidyl-prolyl cis-trans isomerase SlyD (*Name slyD): protein MLIAANKAVSIDYTLTNDAGETIDSSAGGAPLVYLHGAGNIIPGLEKALEGKQAGDELNVTIEPEDAYGEYLAELVSTLNRSLFEGVDELEVGMQFHASAPDGQMQIVTIRDLDGDDVTVDGNHPLAGQRLTFQVKVVDVRDASEEEIAHRHIHGEGGHHH, encoded by the coding sequence ATGCTGATCGCCGCCAACAAGGCTGTCTCCATCGACTATACCCTGACCAACGACGCCGGGGAGACCATCGACAGCTCCGCCGGTGGCGCGCCGCTGGTCTACCTGCACGGTGCCGGCAACATCATCCCGGGCCTGGAAAAAGCCCTGGAAGGCAAACAGGCCGGTGACGAGCTGAACGTTACCATCGAGCCGGAAGACGCCTACGGCGAATACCTGGCCGAGCTGGTCAGCACCCTGAACCGCAGCCTGTTCGAAGGCGTCGACGAGCTGGAAGTGGGCATGCAGTTCCACGCTTCTGCACCGGACGGCCAGATGCAGATCGTCACCATCCGCGACCTCGACGGCGACGACGTCACCGTTGATGGCAACCACCCGCTGGCCGGCCAGCGCCTGACCTTCCAGGTCAAGGTTGTTGATGTGCGTGATGCCAGCGAAGAAGAAATCGCTCACCGCCACATCCACGGTGAAGGTGGCCATCACCACTGA
- the btuE_1 gene encoding Thioredoxin/glutathione peroxidase BtuE (*Name btuE_1) — MSAFHDLKLDALNGGELPLAPFKGQVVLVVNVASKCGLTPQYKALENLYQVYKDKGFNVLGLPCNQFAGQEPGSEKEIQDFCSLNYGVSFPLGGKLEVNGPQRHSLYRLLAGEGAEFPGDITWNFEKFLVGKDGRVLARFSPRTAPDDPAVVQAIEKALA, encoded by the coding sequence ATGAGTGCATTTCACGACCTGAAACTGGACGCGCTTAACGGCGGGGAACTGCCCCTCGCACCGTTCAAGGGCCAAGTGGTGCTGGTGGTCAACGTTGCCTCCAAATGTGGCCTAACGCCGCAATACAAGGCCCTGGAAAACCTCTACCAGGTTTACAAGGACAAGGGTTTCAACGTGCTTGGCCTGCCGTGCAACCAGTTTGCCGGCCAGGAACCGGGCAGCGAAAAGGAAATCCAGGACTTCTGCAGCCTTAACTACGGGGTGAGCTTCCCGCTGGGGGGCAAGCTGGAAGTCAACGGGCCGCAGCGTCATTCGCTGTACCGCCTGCTGGCGGGCGAGGGGGCCGAGTTTCCTGGTGACATCACCTGGAACTTCGAGAAGTTCCTGGTGGGCAAGGACGGGCGGGTGTTGGCGCGTTTTTCGCCGCGCACGGCGCCGGATGACCCTGCGGTGGTGCAGGCTATAGAAAAAGCACTGGCCTGA
- the mgtA_1 gene encoding GDP-mannose-dependent alpha-mannosyltransferase (*Name mgtA_1), with product MNTPALRITLVSETFPPEINGVANTLGRLGEGLRQRGHEIEVVRPRQAGEAPVHNDPHLMLCRGWALPGYPGLQWGEVSMHSLLRRWRRQRPDVLYIATEGPLGLSALRAARRLGIAVVSGFHTNFPQYSGQYGLGLLARLLTHYLRWFHRRTAVTLVPSVSQRLELERRGFERLELLARGVDACLFNPARRSQALRESWGLGPDDIAVLHVGRLAVEKNLGLLRPCLEALQKAYPQKRLRLILVGDGPQRAALQQQIPDAMFCGAQRGEVLAEHYASGDLFLFPSLTETFGNVVLEAMASGLAVVAYDEAAAAQHIRHGHSGALAMPGDQAAFVDAACWLLEEEETLRRVRLNARQHASRQGWAAIVEQFEGYLHAARNQAAATPASSLGPTRSV from the coding sequence ATGAATACACCCGCCCTGCGCATTACCCTGGTCAGCGAAACCTTCCCACCCGAGATCAACGGCGTGGCCAACACCCTTGGCCGCCTTGGCGAAGGGCTGCGTCAGCGTGGCCATGAGATCGAGGTTGTACGCCCGCGCCAGGCCGGCGAAGCGCCTGTGCACAACGACCCGCACCTGATGCTTTGCCGTGGCTGGGCGCTGCCTGGCTACCCCGGTTTGCAGTGGGGCGAGGTGTCGATGCACTCGTTGTTGCGCCGCTGGCGGCGGCAGCGCCCGGATGTGCTGTACATCGCCACCGAAGGGCCGCTGGGGCTCAGCGCACTGCGCGCGGCCAGGCGCCTGGGAATCGCGGTGGTCAGCGGTTTCCACACCAACTTCCCGCAGTATTCCGGCCAGTACGGCTTGGGCCTGCTGGCACGCCTGCTCACCCACTACCTGCGTTGGTTCCATCGGCGCACGGCCGTCACCTTGGTGCCCAGTGTCAGCCAGCGACTTGAGCTTGAACGCCGTGGTTTCGAGCGCCTGGAACTGCTCGCCCGCGGTGTCGATGCCTGCCTGTTCAACCCGGCACGGCGCAGCCAGGCGCTGCGCGAAAGCTGGGGGCTGGGCCCGGACGATATCGCCGTGCTGCATGTCGGCCGGCTGGCGGTGGAAAAGAACCTTGGCTTGCTGCGGCCATGCCTTGAGGCATTGCAGAAGGCTTATCCACAGAAGCGCTTGCGTCTGATTCTGGTGGGTGACGGGCCACAGCGCGCCGCCCTCCAACAGCAGATACCGGATGCCATGTTCTGCGGCGCCCAGCGCGGCGAGGTGCTGGCCGAGCACTACGCCAGCGGTGACCTGTTCCTGTTCCCGAGCCTGACCGAAACCTTTGGCAATGTGGTGCTCGAAGCCATGGCTTCAGGGTTGGCAGTGGTTGCTTATGACGAGGCGGCCGCAGCGCAGCACATACGCCATGGCCACAGCGGCGCGCTGGCCATGCCAGGGGACCAGGCAGCGTTTGTCGATGCGGCTTGCTGGCTGCTGGAGGAAGAGGAAACGTTGCGCCGGGTACGCCTGAATGCGCGGCAGCATGCCAGCCGTCAGGGTTGGGCGGCGATTGTCGAGCAGTTTGAGGGGTATCTGCATGCAGCCCGGAATCAGGCTGCTGCCACACCCGCTTCGAGCTTGGGCCCTACGCGATCAGTGTAG
- the bdlA_1 gene encoding Biofilm dispersion protein BdlA (*Name bdlA_1), whose amino-acid sequence MFNSKLKQEIRQLREDLMSVEQVKSSLDSEMLVLQLDPQGRIEMVNGNFESEMLYRSEQLLGRSIEDIVPAHVKSLDFYQRMKSAIGRGEHLNGAFRLLRGNGQEAWLRSILQPVKNSEGRIKYFTLHSSDLTRTIETSREHESLIKALMRSTAVIEFALDGTILTANDRFLACVGYRLEQILGKHHRMFCEPEEANSAGYQAFWEKLRRGEYVAERFKRIDAHGRVIWLEASYNPLFDAHDVLYKVVKFATVITDQVNQEQAVAEAADVAYNTSLGTDVSAQKATDVVTQTVTVMRGLEASMQEAAERIQALDTQSRVIGSIIKTISDIAGQTNLLALNAAIEAARAGEQGRGFAVVADEVRQLASRTSTATEEIARVVKQNEQLAQAAVEIIDTSKRQAEQGLALADETGNVIVEIQDGAKRVVDVVGQFSSRLGQ is encoded by the coding sequence ATGTTCAACAGCAAGCTCAAGCAAGAAATCCGGCAACTGCGCGAAGACCTGATGTCCGTGGAACAGGTCAAGAGTAGCCTCGACAGCGAGATGCTGGTACTTCAGCTCGACCCACAGGGACGGATCGAGATGGTCAACGGTAATTTCGAGAGTGAAATGCTCTACCGTTCCGAACAATTGCTTGGACGCAGCATCGAGGACATCGTCCCTGCCCATGTCAAATCGCTGGATTTCTACCAACGCATGAAAAGCGCGATCGGCCGTGGCGAGCACCTGAACGGCGCTTTCCGCCTGTTGCGTGGTAACGGCCAGGAAGCCTGGCTGCGGTCGATCCTGCAGCCGGTCAAGAACAGCGAAGGGCGTATCAAGTACTTCACGCTGCACTCCAGCGACCTGACCCGCACCATCGAGACGTCTCGCGAGCACGAAAGCCTGATCAAGGCGCTTATGCGCTCTACTGCGGTCATCGAGTTTGCCCTCGACGGCACTATCCTCACGGCCAATGATCGCTTCCTGGCCTGTGTTGGTTACCGCCTGGAGCAGATCCTCGGCAAGCATCACCGTATGTTCTGCGAGCCGGAAGAGGCCAACTCGGCCGGCTACCAGGCGTTCTGGGAAAAACTACGCCGTGGCGAGTATGTTGCCGAGCGCTTCAAGCGCATCGATGCCCATGGCCGGGTGATCTGGCTGGAGGCTTCGTACAACCCGCTTTTCGACGCCCACGACGTACTCTACAAAGTGGTCAAGTTTGCCACCGTGATTACCGACCAGGTCAATCAGGAGCAGGCGGTGGCCGAGGCAGCCGATGTTGCCTACAACACCTCGCTGGGGACGGATGTCAGCGCCCAGAAGGCCACCGATGTGGTCACCCAGACCGTCACTGTGATGCGCGGCCTTGAGGCCTCGATGCAGGAGGCGGCCGAGCGCATCCAGGCGTTGGATACTCAGTCGCGGGTAATCGGCTCGATCATCAAGACTATCAGCGACATTGCCGGGCAGACCAACCTGCTGGCGCTCAACGCCGCCATTGAAGCTGCGCGTGCAGGCGAGCAGGGCCGGGGTTTTGCTGTGGTTGCCGACGAAGTGCGCCAACTGGCTTCGCGCACCAGCACCGCCACCGAGGAAATTGCCCGGGTAGTGAAGCAGAACGAGCAACTGGCGCAGGCGGCGGTGGAGATCATCGACACCAGCAAGCGCCAGGCAGAGCAGGGGCTGGCGCTGGCCGACGAGACGGGCAACGTGATTGTCGAGATCCAGGACGGGGCGAAGCGGGTGGTGGATGTGGTGGGGCAGTTTTCCAGCCGGTTGGGGCAGTAG
- the cysZ gene encoding Sulfate transporter CysZ (*Name cysZ): MQAPVLSGPQYLREGLKLVLSPNLRLFVLLPLAVNLLLFGGMVYFAGHQFALWLDALMPTLPDWLSFLSYILWPLFVALLVLMVFFTFTLVANIIAAPFNGFLAEKVEVVVRGEDTFPAFSWGELVAMVPRTFSREMRKLGYFLPRAIGLFILSLIPVVNVVAAPLWLMFGVWMMAIQYIDYPADNNKMSWQDMLAWLRSKRWQSLGFGGITYLALMIPGVNVLMMPAAVAGATLFWVRERN, translated from the coding sequence ATGCAAGCCCCTGTCCTCTCCGGCCCCCAGTACCTGCGCGAAGGCCTGAAACTGGTGCTGAGCCCCAACCTGCGGTTGTTCGTGCTGCTGCCGCTGGCGGTCAACCTGCTGCTGTTCGGTGGCATGGTCTACTTCGCCGGCCACCAGTTCGCCCTGTGGCTCGATGCCCTGATGCCGACGCTGCCAGACTGGCTGAGCTTCCTCAGCTACATACTCTGGCCACTGTTTGTTGCCTTGTTGGTGCTGATGGTGTTCTTCACCTTCACCTTGGTGGCCAACATCATTGCCGCGCCGTTCAATGGCTTCCTGGCGGAAAAGGTCGAAGTGGTTGTGCGTGGCGAAGACACCTTCCCGGCGTTCAGCTGGGGTGAGCTGGTGGCCATGGTGCCACGCACCTTCAGCCGCGAAATGCGCAAACTGGGCTACTTCCTGCCACGGGCCATCGGCTTGTTCATCCTGTCGCTGATCCCAGTGGTCAACGTCGTCGCCGCGCCACTGTGGCTGATGTTCGGGGTATGGATGATGGCCATCCAGTACATCGACTACCCGGCGGACAACAACAAGATGAGCTGGCAGGACATGCTCGCCTGGCTGCGCAGCAAGCGTTGGCAGTCGCTGGGCTTTGGCGGCATCACCTACCTGGCGTTGATGATCCCCGGCGTGAACGTGCTGATGATGCCAGCAGCGGTGGCGGGGGCTACGTTGTTCTGGGTGCGAGAGCGTAACTGA
- a CDS encoding Glucosaminate ammonia-lyase, with amino-acid sequence MSEVRHSRVIILGSGPAGYSAAVYAARANLKPLLITGMQAGGQLTTTTEVDNWPGDPHGLTGPALMQRMQEHAERFETEIVFDHINAVDLANKPYTLQGDSGTYTCDALIIATGASARYLGLPSEEAFMGKGVSACATCDGFFYRNKPVAVVGGGNTAVEEALYLANIASKVTLVHRRETFRAEKILVDKLNARVAEGKIELKLNATLDEVLGDNMGVTGARLKNNDGSSDEIKVDGVFIAIGHTPNTSLFEGQLTLKDGYLVVNGGREGNATATNVEGVFAAGDVADHVYRQAITSAGAGCMAALDVERYLDGLANASF; translated from the coding sequence ATGTCTGAAGTACGTCATTCGCGCGTCATCATTCTCGGTTCCGGCCCTGCCGGTTACAGTGCTGCGGTCTATGCTGCCCGCGCCAACCTCAAGCCGCTGCTGATTACCGGCATGCAGGCAGGTGGCCAGCTGACCACCACCACCGAAGTCGACAACTGGCCGGGCGACCCCCACGGCCTGACTGGCCCGGCCCTGATGCAGCGCATGCAGGAACACGCCGAGCGTTTCGAAACCGAAATCGTCTTCGACCACATCAATGCCGTCGACCTGGCCAACAAGCCGTACACCCTGCAGGGTGACAGCGGCACGTACACCTGCGACGCACTAATCATCGCCACCGGTGCCAGCGCCCGTTACCTGGGCCTGCCGTCGGAAGAGGCCTTCATGGGCAAGGGTGTTTCGGCCTGCGCTACCTGCGACGGTTTCTTCTACCGCAACAAGCCGGTCGCCGTGGTTGGCGGCGGCAACACTGCCGTGGAAGAGGCGCTGTACCTGGCCAACATCGCCAGCAAGGTAACCTTGGTGCACCGTCGCGAGACCTTCCGCGCCGAGAAGATCCTGGTCGACAAGCTCAACGCCCGTGTGGCCGAAGGCAAGATCGAGCTCAAGCTCAACGCCACCCTTGACGAAGTGCTGGGCGACAACATGGGCGTGACCGGTGCGCGCCTGAAGAACAACGACGGCAGCAGCGACGAAATCAAGGTCGACGGCGTATTCATCGCCATTGGCCACACCCCGAACACTTCGCTGTTCGAAGGCCAGCTGACCCTCAAGGACGGCTACCTGGTGGTCAACGGCGGCCGTGAAGGCAACGCTACCGCCACCAACGTTGAAGGTGTGTTCGCTGCGGGTGACGTGGCTGACCACGTTTACCGTCAGGCCATTACCTCGGCCGGCGCTGGCTGCATGGCAGCCCTGGACGTGGAGCGTTACCTGGACGGCCTGGCCAACGCCTCGTTCTGA
- the nadC gene encoding Nicotinate-nucleotide pyrophosphorylase [carboxylating] (*Name nadC) produces the protein MPNLRLADLTAEIEANVRRALLEDIGSGDITAQLIPAERLAKATIITREDCVIAGTAWVDAVFRQLDPRVAVHWQVADGDRATANQPLFHLEGPARSLLSGERSALNFLQMLSGVATRARFLADLVEGTQVRLLDTRKTLPGLRLAQKYAVTCGGCDNHRIGLYDAFLIKENHIAASGGVAEAVTAAHRIAPGKPVEIEVESLEELREALAAGADIIMLDELNMDEMREAVRINAGKAKLEASGGVNETTLRVIAETGVDYISIGAMTKDVKAVDLSMRLSL, from the coding sequence ATGCCGAACCTACGCCTTGCCGACCTGACCGCTGAAATCGAAGCCAACGTGCGCCGCGCACTGTTGGAGGACATCGGCAGTGGCGATATCACCGCGCAGTTGATCCCGGCCGAGCGCCTGGCCAAGGCCACCATCATCACCCGTGAAGACTGCGTGATTGCCGGCACTGCCTGGGTCGACGCCGTATTCCGCCAACTCGACCCACGCGTGGCCGTGCATTGGCAGGTGGCCGACGGTGATCGCGCCACGGCCAACCAGCCACTGTTTCACCTGGAGGGCCCCGCCCGCTCGCTGCTGAGCGGTGAGCGCAGTGCCCTGAACTTCCTGCAGATGCTGTCGGGGGTCGCTACCCGTGCGCGCTTCCTGGCCGACCTGGTCGAAGGCACCCAGGTGCGCCTGCTGGACACCCGCAAAACCCTGCCCGGCCTGCGCCTGGCGCAGAAGTACGCGGTTACCTGTGGCGGCTGCGACAACCACCGCATCGGTTTGTACGACGCCTTCCTGATCAAGGAAAACCACATCGCCGCCAGCGGTGGTGTTGCCGAGGCCGTAACGGCGGCGCACCGCATTGCGCCAGGCAAGCCGGTGGAAATCGAAGTGGAAAGCCTGGAGGAACTGCGCGAGGCTCTGGCAGCTGGCGCAGACATCATCATGCTCGACGAACTGAACATGGATGAAATGCGCGAAGCGGTGCGCATTAACGCCGGTAAGGCCAAGCTGGAGGCCAGTGGCGGGGTCAACGAAACGACCTTGCGGGTGATTGCAGAAACCGGTGTGGACTACATCTCGATTGGTGCCATGACCAAGGATGTGAAAGCAGTGGACCTGTCGATGCGGTTGAGCCTGTGA
- the ampD gene encoding 1,6-anhydro-N-acetylmuramyl-L-alanine amidase AmpD (*Name ampD), translating to MQLDRATGWFHGIGITHCPSPNFNARPEGESVSLLVIHNISLPPACFGTGKVQAFFQNRLDPNEHPYFASISHLTVSAHLFVERDGAVTQFVSLLERAWHAGVSRFDGREGCNDFSIGIELEGTDDLPYTDAQYGVLEQLTRHIRSAWPAIDLGRIQGHSDIAPQRKTDPGPSFDWPRYREALLHNEDKA from the coding sequence ATGCAATTGGACCGTGCCACTGGCTGGTTCCACGGAATCGGAATCACCCACTGCCCCTCGCCGAACTTCAATGCCCGCCCCGAAGGCGAATCGGTTTCCCTGCTGGTGATCCACAACATCAGCTTGCCGCCGGCCTGTTTTGGCACCGGCAAGGTGCAGGCGTTCTTCCAGAACCGCCTGGACCCCAACGAACATCCTTATTTCGCCAGCATCAGCCACCTGACCGTGTCGGCGCACCTGTTCGTCGAGCGTGACGGGGCGGTGACCCAGTTCGTGTCGTTGCTGGAGCGTGCCTGGCACGCGGGCGTGTCGCGCTTCGACGGGCGCGAAGGCTGCAACGATTTTTCCATCGGCATCGAGCTGGAAGGCACCGACGACCTGCCCTATACCGATGCTCAGTACGGCGTGCTGGAGCAGCTTACCCGGCACATTCGTAGCGCCTGGCCGGCCATCGACCTGGGCCGCATTCAGGGCCACAGCGACATTGCCCCGCAACGCAAGACCGACCCCGGCCCGTCGTTCGATTGGCCGCGCTACCGCGAAGCGTTGCTGCACAACGAGGACAAGGCATGA